Proteins encoded within one genomic window of Thunnus albacares chromosome 13, fThuAlb1.1, whole genome shotgun sequence:
- the ik gene encoding protein Red has product MPETESYSNPLAPDGHEVDDHRAAAQSKLTNDDFRKLLMTPRATPSSAPPSKSRHHEMPRDYNEDEDPAARRRKKKSYYAKLRQQEMERERELAEKYRDRARERRDGVNKDYEETELISTTANYRAVGPTAEADKSAAEKRRQLIQESKFLGGDMEHTHLVKGLDFALLQKVRAEITSKEKEEEDMMEKVQKEAKKDMEPEEKIEFKTRLGRNIYRVVFRTGQVERNELFLPGRMAYVVDLDDEFTDTDIPTTLIRSKADCPSMEAQTTLTTNDIVISKLTQILSYLRQGTRHKKMKKKEKGKLDDKRAPEADLSIFEDIGDYIPSNPASSKPPKDKDRHRDRERDRERDRDREREDDSKSRRHSYFEKPRGDEHQVMEVDSGPGSVREQIKMINEKFAGAAGSQWQGQDSVPGRRDRDSKEQLGDFFGGSNSYAECYPATMDDLAVDSDEEVDYSKMDQGNKKGPLGRWDFDTQEEYSDYMNNKEALPKAAFQYGIKMSEGRKTRRFKETNEKAELDRQWKKISAIIEKRKKMEADGVDVKRPKY; this is encoded by the exons ATGCCTGAAA cTGAGAGTTACTCCAACCCGCTGGCTCCTGATGGACACGAGGTGGACGACCACCGCGCTGCAGCTCA gtccAAGCTGACCAATGATGACTTCAGGAAGCTGCTGATGACGCCGCGGGCGACGCCCTCGTCGGCTCCGCCCTCCAAGTCCAGACACCATGA AATGCCGAGGGACTACAATGAGGATGAGGATCCTGCAGCgcggaggaggaagaagaagag TTACTATGCAAAGCTACGTCAGCAGGAGatggagcgagagagagagctggcCGAGAAATACCGAGACCGAGCGAGAGAGCGCCGAGACGGCGTCAACAAAGACTACGAAGAGACAGAACTGATCAGCACCACAGCTAACTACCGAGCTGTAGGACCCACCGCAGAGGC aGATAAGTCTGCGGCAGAGAAGCGTCGGCAGCTGATTCAGGAGTCTAAGTTTTTGGGTGGTGACATGGAGCACACTCACTTGGTGAAAGGTCTGGACTTCGCTCTGCTGCAGAAG GTGAGAGCTGAAATCACCAGcaaggagaaggaagaagaggacaTGATGGAGAAAGTCCAGAAAGAGGCCAA GAAAGACATGGAGCCGGAGGAGAAGATCGAGTTTAAGACGCGTCTCG GTCGGAACATCTACCGCGTGGTGTTCAGGACGGGTCAGGTGGAGAGGAACGAGCTCTTCCTGCCCGGCAGGATGGCGTACGTGGTCGATCTGGATGACGAGTTCACCGACACCGACATCCCCACCACACTGATCCGCAGCAAAGCAGACTGTCCCAGTATGGAG gCTCAGACGACTCTGACCACCAACGACATCGTGATCTCTAAGCTGACTCAGATCCTGTCGTACCTCCGACAGGGAACACGCCacaagaagatgaagaagaaggagaaag gtaAACTGGACGATAAAAGAGCTCCTGAAGCTGATCTCAG TATCTTTGAGGACATCGGAGACTACATCCCGTCCAACCCGGCGTCCTCCAAACCCCCCAAAGACAAAGACCGCCACCGGGACCGAGAGAGAGAccgggagagagacagagaccgGGAGAGAGAGGACGACAGCAAGAGCCGCAGACACAGTTACTTCGAGAAGCCACGAGGAGACGAGCACCAG gtgatGGAGGTGGATTCAG GTCCTGGATCAGTCAGAGAGCAGATCAAAATGATCAATGAGAAGTTTGCAGGAGCAGCAGGCAGCCAATGGCAGGGCCAGGACTC TGTTCCggggaggagagacagagacagtaaGGAGCAGCTGGGAGATTTCTTTGGAGGATCAAACTCATACGCTGAGTGTTACCCTGCTAC gatggACGACCTGGCTGTGGACAGTGATGAGGAGGTGGACTACAGTAAGATGGATCAG gGGAATAAGAAGGGTCCGCTGGGCCGCTGGGACTTCGACACGCAGGAGGAATATTCAGACTACATGAACAACAAGGAGGCTCTGCCCAA GGCTGCCTTCCAGTACGGCATCAAGATGTCTGAGGGCAGGAAGACTCGTCGCTTCAAAGAGACCAACGAGAAGGCCGAGCTGGACCGACAGTGGAAGAAGATCAGCGCG aTCAttgagaagaggaagaagatggaggCCGACGG GGTGGACGTGAAGAGACCCAAATACTGA